The Streptomyces sp. 11x1 genomic sequence TGGCGCAGAGCGCGTCGGCCTCGGCGAGCGTGGCGTCCGGGTGCACGGTGATCGGGTCGGCGACCATGCCGGACTCGGAGCGCTTCACCAGGTCGACCTGGTTGGCCTGGTCCTCGATGGACAGGTTGCGGTGCAGCACGCCCACGCCGCCCTGACGGGCCATGGCGATCGCCATGCGGGACTCGGTGACCTTGTCCATCGCGGCCGAGAGCAGCGGGATGTTCACCCGCACGTTCTTGGAGACGTACGAGGCGGTGTCGATCTCGTCGGGTGCCATGTCCGACGCGCCGGGCAGCAGCAGCACGTCGTCGTAGGTCAGCCCGAGCGTCGCGAATTTATCGGGCACTCCGTCGACGTTGGCAGTCATGACACCTTCCCCAAATGGCCTTGATCGGTGCGGATGTCCATGCTAACGGGAAGCGCGGGGCACACATTCCACGGTACGAAGTACCGCCGGGCTTCGTATGTTCGTACGGAAAAGGCGCCCCGCCTGTTCACGCGGGGCGCCCCCCGGGGTCCGTGCGAGGGCGGCTACTGCTCCGCCAGCGCCCGGAGTCTGCTCAGGGCCCGGTGCTGGGCCACCCGGACCGCACCCGGTGACATCCCCAGCATCTGTCCGGTCTCCTCGGCCGTGAGCCCCACCGCGATCCTCAGCAGCAGCAGCTCCCGCTGGTTCTCGGGGAGGTTGGCCAGAAGCTTCTTGGCCCACTCGGCGTCACTGCTGAGCAGGGCGCGCTCCTCGGGGCCGAGGGAGTCGTCGGGGCGCTCCGGCATCTCGTCCGAGGGGACGGCCGTCGATCCGGGGTGGCGCATCGCGGCCCGCTGGAGGTCGGCGACCTTGTGGCCGGCGATGGCGAAGACGAACGCCTCGAACGGCCTTCCGGTGTCCTTGTAGCGCGGCAGCGCGAGGAGGACGGCGACACAGACCTCCTGTGCCAGGTCCTCCACGAAGTGCCGCGCGTCGCCCGGCAGCCGGGACAGACGGGTGCGGCAGTAGCGCAGCGCCAAGGGGTGGACATGGGCGAGCAGATCATGCGTGGCCTGCTCGTCCCCGTCGACCGCGCGATGCACGAGCGCACCGATCACTGTCGTCTCGTCGTCGCGCATCGGTCCATGGTGCCTTGCGGCCGTCCGGTCCGTGGCGCCACGTCCATGGTTGTGCACCGAAGCGTTATGAGCAGGCGCGCCGGAACTCATCTCCTGCGCCCTCCCCTCCCGCTCGTTCGACTGCTCCCCTAGGGACTCCACACCTCAAGGATGCGGCATCCGCGGCGAAACGAGCAGCGGGCACCCGGCGGATCGTCTCGTCACCCCCGCCGGCCGTGCGGCAGGCGGGGCTCCTCCCTCGTGGGGGACCACCCCCGGCACGGTCCACTCAGCGGACCAGACCCCAGCGGAAGCCGAGCGCCACCGCGTGCGCGCGGTCCGAGGCGCCGAGCTTCTTGAACAGGCGCCGGGCATGGGTCTTGACCGTGTCCTCGGAGAGGAACAGTTCGCGACCGATCTCGGCGTTGGAGCGGCCGTGGCTCATGCCCTCCAGGACCTGGATCTCCCGCGCGGTGAGCGTCGGCGCGGCCCCCATCTCGGCGGAGCGCAGCCGGCGCGGGGCGAGCCGCCAGGTCGGGTCGGCGAGGGCCTGCGTCACCGTGGCGCGCAGCTCCGCGCGGGAGGCGTCCTTGTGCAGATAGCCCCGTGCGCCGGCGGCGACCGCGAGGGCCACGCCGTCCAGGTCCTCGGCGACGGTCAGCATGATGATGCGCGCCCCGGGGTCGGCGGACAGCAGCCGCCGTACGGTCTCGACGCCGCCCAGACCGGGCATGCGTACGTCCATCAGAATCAGGTCCGAGCGGTCGGCCCCCCAGCGGCGGAGGACTTCCTCGCCGTTGGCCGCCGTGGTCACGCGCTCGACGCCGGGCACGGTCGCCACCGCGCGGCGCAGCGCCTCTCGGGCAAGCGGGGAGTCGTCGCAGACGAGGACGGATGTCATGGCCGCCCTCCGCAGCTGATGCGCGTCACCTTGAGCCTCCAGGCTGGTACGAAATCGTCACCTGTGCGGTCGACACTCACGAGCGGACACGAACGCCTGCCCGAGCGCTTGTTCTTTCAACCGCCTCCGCCCGTCTCAACGACGGTCACTCGAAAGAGTTACGGGATGGCTGGTCACCTTCGGCACTCTACGTGAGGGGGTGGACACGATGCAGACATGCGCGACGGACCCTCAACGTTTCATCACAACCTATGCCCCATTCAGACGTTTTTGTTCCCATTTATTGGTGTCTGAGGCTAGATTCGCAATGAGTCATATTTTCATCTCCTTAGATAGTCGATGTACGGTCGTGGGCACCATCTCCTCCCAGAACGGCAACAAGGGGACACGCAATGGCAGATTTCTCCCGCCTTCCCGGACCGAACGCTGATCTGTGGGACTGGCAGCTCCTCGCGGCCTGCCGTGGGGTCGACAGCTCGCTCTTCTTCCATCCCGAAGGAGAACGCGGTGCGGCACGGAGCGCTCGTGAGAACTCGGCCAAAGAGGTCTGCATGCGATGCCCGGTACGCGCGCAGTGCGCGGCCCACGCCCTGGCGGTGCGCGAGCCGTACGGCGTGTGGGGCGGGCTGACCGAGGACGAGCGCGAGGAGCTCATGGGCAGGGCCCGGCACCGGCTGGTGACGGCGTCCGCGTCCGGGAGCGACAGCGGTTCGGATACCTGAAAGAACGTTTCTTCAGCGCATGGCGCTAGCGCGCGGCCGCTCCGGCCAGCCGGTCCAGCGTCGCCGCGACCGTGGGCACGAGGGCCAGGTCCGGCAGGGTGAGCGCCACGATCTCCCGGTGCACCACCGGCTCGACCGACACCGTGCGCACCCCCTTGGGGCGTACGGACTCCACGGCCAGCTCCGGCAGCACGGCCACGCCCAGCCCCGCGCCCACCAGTCCGACCACCGCCGGGTAGTCGTCGGTCGCGAAGTCGATACGGGGCGTGAAGCCCGCGCTCTCGCAGACCCGGACCAGTTGCCCCCGGCAGCGCGGGCAGCCGGCGATCCAGGATTCCCCGGCGAGTTCGCCGATGCCGATGGAGCGCGCCCGGGCCAGCCGGTGCCCGTGCGGGACGAGCCCGACGAGTCGATCGGTGAGCAGGGGGCGCACGACCAGGTCGTCCCACTCCCCCTCCTCTGTTCCCAGGGCGCCCTCGTAGCGGAAGGCGAGCGCGATGTCGCAGTCGCCGTCGCGCAGCATCTCGACCGACCGCGGCGGCTCGGCCTCCTCCAGGGAGACCCGGGTTCCGGGGTGATCGGCGCGCAGGGCCGCCAGGGCTGTGGGCACCAGGGTGGAGCTGCCGCTGGGAAAGGAGACCAGGCGGACCCGTCCGGCGCGCAGCCCGGCGATGGCGGCGACCTCCTCCTCCGCAGCGGTGAGCCCGGCGAGGATGCCGGCCGCGTGCCGTACCAGCGCCTCGCCCGCCTGGGTCAGCCGCATCTCCCGGCCGGTGCGGACCAGCAGCGGGGTGCCGACAGAGGCTTCGAGCGCCTTCATCTGCTGGCTGACGGCGGGCTGGGTGCAGCCGAGTTCCCGGCCGGCGGCGGAGAAGGAGCCGGTGGTGGCGACGGCGCGCAGGACGCGGAGATGACGGGCCTCGATCACGCGGTCGAGCATAAGCGGGGCTTGGACCGCGTGCCGGATATTGCGTCGACGCTTTGACCGTGCGCGCCTACGGTGCCGGTATGAAGCTTCTATCACTGAATGTGGGCCGGGCCAGAGCCGTCGACGTCGTGAAGGAGTCGAAGAGGGTCTCGGGCATCGACAAGCGGCCGGTGGACGGGCCGGTGCGGGTGGCGACGCCCGGACCGAAGGGGGTCGGCGCCAGCGGCGTGGCCGGGGACGCGGTGTGCAACACCCGGCATCACGGCGGCGACGACCAAGCGGTCTACGCCTTCGCCCGGGAGGACCTGGACGGCTGGGAGCGCGAACTGGGCCGCACCCTGCCCAGCGGGGTGTTCGGCGAGAACCTCACCACTCAGGGCCTCGACGTCTCCGGCGCCCTCATCGGCGAACGCTGGCGGATCGGCTCCGAGGTGGTCCTGGAGGTCACCTCCGGTCGCGTCCCCTGTCTCAACTTCCAGCGCCACCTGGGCGAACGGGGCTGGGTCAAGCGCTTCACGCGCCAGGGCGCGCCCGGAGCGTATCTGCGGGTGATCCGGCCGGGCGAGATCAGCCCGGGCGATCCGATCGAGATCGTCCACCGGCCCGACCACGATGTCACCGTGGCGCTCGTCTTCCGCGCCATGATGGATCAACACTCCCTGCTGCCGAGGCTGTTGGCGGCGGACGAGGCCTTGCATCCGGAAGTGCTGGAGATCGCGCGGAAGTACGTGGCGGCGCAGGGGTGACGGGTCGGGGCAGGGCGGGGTGCCGGTGAAGGTGCCACGGCGATGCGGGGGTTCACCGAGGTGTCGGCGAAGTCGCTGGTGAACGTGCGGTGGAGCAATCGGACCCGCGCGGTCGCGGTCACTACGCTTGGGCCATGACAACGGCTCTGATTACGGGATCGACCGCGGGAATCGGTGCCGCCTTCGCGCGGCGGCTGGCGGCGGACGGGCACGACCTGGTGCTGGTGGCGCGGGACACCAAGCGGCTGCGGGAGCAGGCGACCGAGCTGCACGACCGGCACGGCATCGAGGCGGAGGTGCTGACGGCGGACCTCGCGGAGGACGACGGCATCGAGACGGTGGCGCGGCGGCTGGCGGACCGCAAGAACCCGGTCGACCTGCTGATCAACAACGCCGGCTTCGGCAACAAGGGTCGTTACCTCGACGTCGCCATGGCCGACGAGCTGCGGATGCTCAAGGTCCACTGCGAGGCGGTCCTGCGTCTGACCTCGGCGGCCACCGAGGCCATGCGCGAGCGCGGCCGGGGCGGTGTGGTGAACGTGGCGTCGGTGGCGGCCTTCGTGCCGCGCGGCACGTACGGGGCGTCGAAGGCGTGGGTCGTGCAGTTCACGCAGGGTGCAGCGCGTGATCTGGCCGGGACCGGGGTGCGGCTGATGGCCCTCTGCCCCGGCTTCGTCCGGACCGAGTTCCACGAGCGGGCCGGCATGGGCACCGACAGCATCCCCTCCTGGATGTGGCTCGACGCCGACAAGCTCGTCACCGCCGCGCTCGCCGATCTCTCCCGCGGCAGGTCCGTCTCCATCCCGGACCCCCGCTACAAGGCGCTGATGGGTGTGGTGAAGGTGGTGCCGCGCGGGCTGCTGGGCGGGATCAGCTCGAAGACGGGACGGAAGTACGGGCCGCAGTAGCCGTCCCCCGGACGGCCCGGCGGGTGGGGGCGGCGGCCCGGCGCGACAATGGAGCTGTTCATCCGGACCCAGGGGGGTCGGAGGCGGTGTGTCATGACATTCGTGCAGCTCATCGACTGCAGGACCAGCAGGTTCGACGAGATGAACCGGCTGATGGACACCTGGGTGGAGCAGACCAAGGGGAAGCGGACCGCGACGCACAGTGTGATCGGGAAGGACCGTTCGGACGGCTCGCACTTCGTGGAGATCGTGGAGTTCCCCTCGTACGAGGAGGCGATGCGGAACTCCGGGCTGCCGGAGACGGAGCGGATCTTCCAGGAGATGGTGGCGCTGTGCGACGAGATGCCCACGTTCACCGATCTGGACGTGGTGCGCGACGAGCAGTTGTACGCGGCGAACGCGCGCAGGTTCTTCGAGACGATCGGGACCGAGGGCGAACTGCCGCCGCTCGACGATCTGTTGGTCGAGGACTACCACGACCACGATCCGGCCAACCCGCAGGACGCCATCGGCATGGACGCGGTCAGGCGCGAGGTCGGCATGTGGCGGGCCGCCTTCGACTTCTCGTTCGCGATCGGTGACCAGATCGCGCAGGGTGACCAGGTGTGCACGCGCTGGACGTGGAACGGCACGCACCAGGGCGACTTCCTCGGGATCGCGGCCACCGGGCGGGAGGTCACCATGACCGGCACGACGATCCATCGCTTCTCGCCGGACGGGAAGATCGTCGAGGGCTGGTGGCAGTACGACCGGCTCGGGCTGATGGGGCAGCTGGGCGCGCTCGACGCGCTGGAGCGGTAGGCGGCGCCGGAAGCGGTGGGCGAGAGCGGGGACATGGGAACGGCCCGGCACCCCGAGGGGTGCCGGGCCTTCGCCTACGGCTTGCCGACGTCGTACGTCAGTGGGCGTGGCCGTGGCCGCCGTGGCCCGCGTCGGCCGGCTCCTCTTCCTTCTTCTCGACGACCAGGGTCTCGGTCGTCAGGAGGAGGGAGGCGATGGAGGCGGCGTTCTCCAGGGCGGAGCGGGTGACCTTGACCGGGTCGATGACGCCGGCCTTGACCAGGTCGCCGTACTCGCCGGTGGCGGCGTTGAAGCCCTGGCCCTTGTCGAGCTCGGCGACCTTGGAGGTGATGACGTAGCCCTCCAGGCCGGCGTTCTCGGCGATCCAGCGCAGCGGCTCGACGGCGGCCTTGCGGACGACCGCGACACCCGTGGCCTCGTCGCCGGTCTTGCCGAGGTTGCCCTCCAGGACCTTCACGGCGTGGACGAGCGCGGAGCCACCACCGGAGACGATGCCCTCCTCGACCGCGGCGCGGGTCGCGGAGATGGCGTCCTCCAGACGGTGCTTCTTCTCCTTCAGCTCCACCTCGGTGGCGGCGCCGACCTTGATGACGCACACGCCGCCGGCCAGCTTCGCGAGACGCTCCTGGAGCTTCTCGCGGTCCCAGTCGGAGTCCGTGTTCTCGATCTCGGCCTTGATCTGGGCGACGCGGCCCTGGACCGCACCGGAGTCACCGGCGCCGTCGACGATCGTGGTGTCGTCCTTGGTGACGGTGACGCGGCGGGCGGAGCCGAGCACGTCGAGACCGACCTGGTCGAGCTTGAGGCCGACCTCCTCGGAGATGACCTCGGCGCCGGTCAGCGTCGCCATGTCCTGCAGCATCGCCTTGCGACGGTCGCCGAAGCCGGGGGCCTTGACGGCGACCGCGTTGAAGGTGCCGCGGATCTTGTTGACGACCAGGGTCGACAGGGCCTCGCCCTCGACGTCCTCGGCGATGATCAGCAGCGGCTTGGAGGCGTTGGCCTGGATGACCTTCTCCAGCAGCGGCAGCAGGTCGGCGATGGCGCCGATCTTGCCCTGGTGGATGAGGATGTACGGGTCGTCGAGGACGGCCTCCATACGCTCCTGGTCGGTGACGAAGTACGGCGAGAGGTAGCCCTTGTCGAAGGCCATGCCCTCGGTGAAGTCCAGCTCCAGACCGAAGGTGTTGGACTCCTCGACGGTGATGACACCGTCCTTGCCGACCTTGTCCATCGCCTCGGCGATGAGCTCGCCGACCTGCTGGTCCTGGGCGGACAGACCGGCGACGGCGGCGATGTCGGACTTCTCGTCGATCGGACGGGCGGTCGCGAGGAGTTCCTCGGACACGGCCTTGACCGCGGCGTCGATGCCCTTCTTCAGGGCGGCCGGGGAGGCACCGGCGGCGACGTTCTTCAGGCCCTCGCGCACCAGCGCCTGGGCGAGCACGGTGGCGGTGGTGGTGCCGTCACCCGCGATGTCGTTGGTCTTGGTCGCCACCTCCTTCACCAGCTGGGCGCCGAGGTTCTCGTACGGGTCCTCGACCTCGACCTCGCGGGCGATCGTCACACCGTCGTTGGTGATGGTGGGGGCGCCGAACTTCTTGTCGATGACGACGTTGCGGCCCTTGGGGCCGATCGTCACCTTGACCGTGTCGGCAAGCTTGTTGACGCCGCGCTCGAGGGCGCGACGGGCGTCCTCGTCGAACTTCAGGATCTTCGCCATGGGAGCGGTTCAGCCCTCTCGGAAAACGTGGGTGAAACGAACTGCGCCCCCGACGCCCGGCTTGTTAGTGGTCGCGGGGGCCAAGGGCGCAGCTCAAAAGCAAGGTGCTTCGGTGAGGAAGCGGGTGAAGCAGGTGAAGCGGGTGAACTACTTCTCGACGATCGCGAGCACGTCGCGAGCCGAGAGGACGAGGTACTCCTCGCCGTTGTACTTCACCTCGGTGCCGCCGTACTTGCTGTACAGCACGATGTCGCCGACGGAGACGTCGAGCGGCAGGCGCTGGCCGTCCTCGAAGCGGCCCGGACCGACGGCGAGGACGACGCCCTCCTGGGGCTTCTCCTTCGCGGTGTCCGGGATGACCAGGCCAGAGGCGGTGGTCTGCTCGGCGTCGAGCGGCTGGACCACGATGCGGTCCTCGAGCGGCTTGATGGCAACCTTGGAGCTGGTGGTCGTCACGATCCGACCTCCCCCTTCGGAGATCTCACGGGGTTAACTGTCTGAGGTGGCGACCAGGTGGATCCGTCGTCGCGGGTGCCGGACCTGCCCGTCGCGTTGTTGGCACTCTCCAGGGGGGAGTGCCAGACCTGAGACTATGACCGCGATTAGCACTCGGTCAAGCGGACTGCTAATCGAGCGGGTTGCGGCGGTCGGTCGTCGCGGTGTCAGAGGTAGTCCTCCAGGCGGCCGACCGTCAGTCCCTGCTCCTGGACGCGGCGCAGCAGCCGGGTCGTCATCTCCGTGAGGGTGGTGCCCTTGAGCTGGTCCGGGCCCCGGAATCCGGCGAGGACGATGTCGCCCGGGCGGAGGCGGTCGCCGACGGCGTAGCGGAGGTCGTGGATCTGCATGGACGCGCGCCACAGGACCACCGCGGAGAGGCCGCAGTCGGCGGCGGCGCGGAGCGTGGTGGTGTCGTAGACGCCGTAGGGCGGGCGGAAGAGGGTCGGCCGGACGCCGAAGCGCTGTTTGAGCTTGTTCTGCTGGCCGCAGATCTCGGCGCGCTGCCCGGCGTACGGCAGGCCGCGCAGGGCGGTGTGGTCGAGCGTGTGGTTCTGCACGGTGGCGCCGACCGCCCGCAGCCGTGCGAAGTGGCCGTATCCCGGCCCCACGACGCTGTCCGTCAGGAACATGCTCACCGGCAGCCGCAGTTCGCGCACCATGTCCACGAACCGGGGGTCCTTCTCGGCCCCGTCGTCGTACGTCAGGAAGACGACCTTGTCCCGGGTCGGCACCCGGTCCACGACCGGCGGCAGCCCCGGCTCCGCCGCGCGGGGCGCCGGGGGCCGGTCGGGCTTCTCGGGCGCGGGGGCGAGGGGGGCGGGGAGGCCCCAGCGGCGGTAGGGGGGCGACGCCGGGTGGAGGTGGGGGCGTGCGGGGGACTGCGCGCCGGAGTGGGGAGGTGCGGGACGCGACTGCATCGCCCCGCCCGCACCCGGGCGCGGGGCGACGGGGCCGGGCTTCATGGGTCCGCTCGCACCCAGGCTAGGGGCGACGGGGCCGGGGTGCGCCGGGGCGGCAGCGCACCCGGTGAGAAGCAGAGCGGTCAGGGCCGTGAGGGCGGCGACGGCGGCAAGGACGGTCGTGGCCAGGGGGCGGGGGGCTGACGTCCGGGCGTCGGTGGCGCCCCGCGCACGGCCTGCGCCCCGTCCACGGCCAGCGCCCCACGCACGGCCTATGCCCCACCCACGGCCAGCGCCCCACGCACGCCCCACGCCCCACCCACGGGCGGCGCTCCCCCCACGGCCTTCACACCGCCCACGGCCTGCGCTCTCCGCACGGCCCGCACGCCGCCCACAGGCCGCGCTCCCCTCGCGGCCTGCGCCCCGCCCACGGCCAGCGCCCCACGCACGCCCCACGCCCCACCCGTGGGCGGCGCTCCCCCCACGGCCTTCACACCGCCCACGGCCTGCGCTCTCCGCACGGCCCGCACGCCGCCCACAGGCCTCGCTCCCCTCGCGGCCTGCGCCCCGCCCACGACATGCACCCCACCCGCGGCGTACGCCCAGCGCACCCGGACCGCGCCCCCCGCCCCGAACAGGTCTCCACCCGCCCCGGACCGGTCCCCGCCCGCCCCCGTAGGCCCTCACAGGTAGTCCTCCAGCCTTGCCACCGCGTAGCCCTCGGCGGTGACCAGGTTCAGGAAGTGGCGGATCATGTCGGGCATGGTGCCCTTCCAGTCCGACGTGCCCCGGAAGTGGCTGAGGACGATGTCGCCGGGGCGGAGTTCGCGGTCCGACTCGCGGTAGTCCCAGCGGTCGACGAAGACCTCCTCGTTCCAGAGCGGGACGGCCTTGACCCCGCAGGTCGCGGCGGCGCGCAGGGTGTCCCGGTCGTAGCTGCCGTACGGCGGCCGGAAGAGGGTTGGCCGGGTGCCGTACCGCTTCTCCATCACGTCCTGCATGCCGCAGATCTCGTGCTTCTGGGCGGCGTAGGAGAGCGGGGGCAGGTGGCGATGGCGGAGGGTGTGGTTGTGGAGGGCGGCGCCACGGTCCCGCATCCGCGCGAAGTAGCCGTAGTCCTCCTTGATCAGGTAGTCGCTGAGGAAGGCGGTGTACGGGATCCGCAGGTCGGTCATCATCCGCAGGAACGCGGGGTCCTTCTCGGCGCCGTCGTCGATGGTGAGGAAGACGACCTTGTGGCGGGTGGGGACGGTGGTGAAGACCGGGGGGAGGCCGTCCTCCGCGTGCCCGTCGACCTCGAACCCCTCGCGGGTCCTGAGCTCCGGCTTCCGCACCGGCGGCGCGGGCGCGCTCAGCGGCACCTTCGCCAGCCCCCAGCGCTTCGCGGCGGCGACCCGCGCGGCGTGCGCCCGGCGCACCTTCCCGGCGTACGCGTCGAGGGCGCGTGCGGCGGGCGCGTCGAGGCGCCGCTGTCCGTGCTGCCGCGCCCCGCCCTGCTGGCCGTGGGCGGGTTCGGCGGTCCCGGCGGTCGCCCCGGCCTCGGCGGCACCTCGCCGCCCGGCGGAGCCCCGCTCCAAGGCCTCCTCGGCGCCTTCCCCGCCGCATCCGGACACCACTGCCGCGACGGCGAGCAGCGCGACGCAGCCCCGGACACCGCCCCACCCCCTCCGGAGACCCGCCCGCTTCGCACTCTTTACATCATTTTGTCGTACGAATCGCATGGCGCCGCATCCTCGCAGGGCGGACCGCCTCCACCGCCCCGACACCGCCACGGTTCCCCCCACCATCCACCGTCTGGCCCACCCCACCCTCCCCTCGCCCCGCACCTCCCTCTCCTTGGCCCGGACCGCCCTCCCCCCTGGCCCCGGCCCCGCCCCCCTGACCGACAATGACCCGGTGAACGACCTCGACCCCGCCACCTTCCTGGCCCCCCTCCTCACCTCCGAGGGCCGCGCCCTCCTCGACGAGGTACGCGACACCGAGCCGGCCCGGGAGCTGGCCGTGGCGACCCGGCTGCGCCGCGACCACCCAGCCGAACTGGTCTCGGCGGCGCTGGCCCAGGCCCGGCTGCGGCAGCGGGCGGCGGCGAAGTTCGGCGCGACGGACGCGGGGCGGATGTTCTTCACGCCGAACGGGGTCGAGCAGTCGACCAGGACGAGCGTGGCGACGTACCGGGCCGAGTGCCTCCGGGCGCTGGGCGTGCGCTCGGTGGCCGATCTGTGCTGCGGGATCGGCGGGGACGCGATCGCGATCGCGCGCGCCGGGATCCGGGTGCTGGCCGTCGACCGCGACCCGCTGACCGTGGCGGTGGCCCGCGCCAACACCGACGCGCTCGGGCTGGCCGAGCTGATCGAGGTGCGTGAGGCGGATGTGACGGAGGTGGACACGGACGGGTACGACGCCGTGTTCGTCGACCCGGCCCGGCGTTCCTCCAAGCGCGGCCGGATCTTCGACCCGGAGGCCTACTCCCCTCCCCTGTCCTGGGCCGTGTCGGCCGCGCTGAAGGCCCCGCTCGGCGCGCTGAAGATCGCGCCGGGCATCCCGCACGAGGCGATCCCGCCGGAGGCCGAGGCCGAGTGGATCTCCGACGGCGGGGACGTGAAGGAGGCCGTGCTCTGGTTCCGGGCGGACGGGACGCCGGGGGCGCGGCGGGCGATGCTGCTGCCCGCCGGGGCAGGTGTCCACGCCACCCCCGCGACGATGCTGCCCGACCCGCCGGTCCGTCCGGTGGGCCGGTATCTGTACGAGCCCGACGGCGCCGTCATCCGCGCCCATCTGGTCGCCGAGGTCGCCGAGGAACTGGAGGGCGGGCTGATCGACCCCACGATCGCCTACGTCACGGCCGACGAGCACCGTGTCACCCCGTACGCGGCGGCGTACGAGATCACCGACCAACTGCCCTTCAACGTGAAGAAGTTGAAGGCCCTGCTGCGCGAGCGGGAGGTCGGCATCCTCACGGTGAAGAAGCGGGGGTCGGCCGTCGAGCCGGAGGAACTGCGCAGGAAGGTCAAGCCGCAGGGCCGCAACTCGGCCACGGTCTTCCTGACCCGGGTGGCCGGAGCCCCCACCATGCTGATCGGCCACCCGGCGTAGGGGGGCGGGCTTCGCCGGGGGTACCGCCGACGGGTTCCGCCGGGGGTACCGCGCCGTGCCGTCGCCGCCCGTGGGGCTGCCGGTCGCACGGCTGTCCCGGCCCGTGACAAGCCGCGATCGCGGCCGTCGTGCCCGGCCGACCCAGCGTGCGGCTCCTCGGTCCTCCCTGCGGCTCATCACGGCCCCCGGCGCGGCCCGGCGCGGCTTCCTCGGGCACCCTCGCGGCTCGTCAAAGGCCCGTCGTTGCGCAGGGCCCTCGGTGCCCCGCACACGGAGCAGCCGCGCATCGACGCGTCCCCAGCCCTCAGCGCGCGGCCCAACCGCTCCTCGCCCCAACTCCTCGCGCCCCCACTCCTCATCCCGCCTCTCAGCCCCCTGTCGGCCAGCCCCCTTCACCGGCCCCTCGGTCGTCCTCCTCCGCCCGCGCCAGCAGCAGTTCGCGCTCGCGTTCGTTGCGGGTCAGGCCCGCCGCCCGCAGGAACTCCGCTCTGGCCTCCTCCGTGCGGCCCAGGCGACGGAGCAGGTCTCCTCGGACGCTCGGGAGCAAGTGGTAGTCGCGCAGGGCCGGTTCGGCGGTGAGGGCGTCCACGATCTCCAGGGCGGCGCCGGGGCCCTCGGCCATCGAGACGGCGACCGCGCGGTTCAGTTCGACGACGGGCGACGGGGCGCGCGCGGCCAGCAGGGCGTACAGCGTGGCGATCCTCGGCCAGTCCGTCTCCTCGTAGGTGTGCGCCTGCGCGTGGCACGCGGCGATGGCCGCCTGGAGGGCGTACGGGCCCGGCGCGCCGTGCGCGGCGGGCGTGGCACGGCCGAGCGCGGTGAAGCCCCGGGCGATGAGGAGGCGGTTCCAGCGGCGGCGGTCCTGGTCCCGCAGCAGGACCGGCTCCCCGGCGGGCCCCGTGCGGGTCACCGCCCGCGACTCCTGAAGCTCCAGCAGGGCCACCAGGCCGTGCACTTCGGGCTCCTTGGGCATCAACTGGGCCAGGACGCGCGCCAGTCGGAGGGCGTCCTCGCAGAGCGCCGGGCGCAGCAGGTCGTCGCCGGCGGTGGCCGCGTACCCCTCGTTGAAGATCAGGTAGATGACTTCGAGCACCGAGTCGAGGCGGGCCTCGCGGTCGGGGCCGTACGGCACTTCGAAGGCGACGTTCTTCGTGGCCAGCGTGCGCTTGGCACGGACGACGCGCTGGGCGATCGTCGGCTCGGGGGTCAGGAAGGCGCGGGCGATCTCGGTGGTGGTCAGGCCGCCGAGGAGGCGCAGGGTGAGGGCGATGCGGGCCTCGGCGGACAGCACCGGGTGGCAGGCCGTGAAGACCAGGCGGAGCAGGTCGTCGTCGATGTCGTCCGGGTCGGACGGCTGGTCGAGGTACGGCCCCGCCGCCTCCAGGTCCCGCCCCACCTCGGCGAGCTTGCGCGCGTACCGCTCACGGCGGCGCACGAGGTCGATCGCCCGGTGCTTGGCCGTGGCCGTCAGCCAGGCCCCCGGGTTGTCCGGCACCCCGTCCCTCGGCCACTGCTCCAGCGCCGCGACCAGCGCGTCCTGCGCCAGCTCCTCCGCGATGCCGACGTCCCGCACGATCCGAGC encodes the following:
- the groL gene encoding chaperonin GroEL (60 kDa chaperone family; promotes refolding of misfolded polypeptides especially under stressful conditions; forms two stacked rings of heptamers to form a barrel-shaped 14mer; ends can be capped by GroES; misfolded proteins enter the barrel where they are refolded when GroES binds) — translated: MAKILKFDEDARRALERGVNKLADTVKVTIGPKGRNVVIDKKFGAPTITNDGVTIAREVEVEDPYENLGAQLVKEVATKTNDIAGDGTTTATVLAQALVREGLKNVAAGASPAALKKGIDAAVKAVSEELLATARPIDEKSDIAAVAGLSAQDQQVGELIAEAMDKVGKDGVITVEESNTFGLELDFTEGMAFDKGYLSPYFVTDQERMEAVLDDPYILIHQGKIGAIADLLPLLEKVIQANASKPLLIIAEDVEGEALSTLVVNKIRGTFNAVAVKAPGFGDRRKAMLQDMATLTGAEVISEEVGLKLDQVGLDVLGSARRVTVTKDDTTIVDGAGDSGAVQGRVAQIKAEIENTDSDWDREKLQERLAKLAGGVCVIKVGAATEVELKEKKHRLEDAISATRAAVEEGIVSGGGSALVHAVKVLEGNLGKTGDEATGVAVVRKAAVEPLRWIAENAGLEGYVITSKVAELDKGQGFNAATGEYGDLVKAGVIDPVKVTRSALENAASIASLLLTTETLVVEKKEEEPADAGHGGHGHAH
- the groES gene encoding co-chaperone GroES, with amino-acid sequence MTTTSSKVAIKPLEDRIVVQPLDAEQTTASGLVIPDTAKEKPQEGVVLAVGPGRFEDGQRLPLDVSVGDIVLYSKYGGTEVKYNGEEYLVLSARDVLAIVEK
- a CDS encoding polysaccharide deacetylase family protein, which produces MQSRPAPPHSGAQSPARPHLHPASPPYRRWGLPAPLAPAPEKPDRPPAPRAAEPGLPPVVDRVPTRDKVVFLTYDDGAEKDPRFVDMVRELRLPVSMFLTDSVVGPGYGHFARLRAVGATVQNHTLDHTALRGLPYAGQRAEICGQQNKLKQRFGVRPTLFRPPYGVYDTTTLRAAADCGLSAVVLWRASMQIHDLRYAVGDRLRPGDIVLAGFRGPDQLKGTTLTEMTTRLLRRVQEQGLTVGRLEDYL
- a CDS encoding polysaccharide deacetylase family protein: MRFVRQNDVKSAKRAGLRRGWGGVRGCVALLAVAAVVSGCGGEGAEEALERGSAGRRGAAEAGATAGTAEPAHGQQGGARQHGQRRLDAPAARALDAYAGKVRRAHAARVAAAKRWGLAKVPLSAPAPPVRKPELRTREGFEVDGHAEDGLPPVFTTVPTRHKVVFLTIDDGAEKDPAFLRMMTDLRIPYTAFLSDYLIKEDYGYFARMRDRGAALHNHTLRHRHLPPLSYAAQKHEICGMQDVMEKRYGTRPTLFRPPYGSYDRDTLRAAATCGVKAVPLWNEEVFVDRWDYRESDRELRPGDIVLSHFRGTSDWKGTMPDMIRHFLNLVTAEGYAVARLEDYL
- a CDS encoding THUMP-like domain-containing protein → MNDLDPATFLAPLLTSEGRALLDEVRDTEPARELAVATRLRRDHPAELVSAALAQARLRQRAAAKFGATDAGRMFFTPNGVEQSTRTSVATYRAECLRALGVRSVADLCCGIGGDAIAIARAGIRVLAVDRDPLTVAVARANTDALGLAELIEVREADVTEVDTDGYDAVFVDPARRSSKRGRIFDPEAYSPPLSWAVSAALKAPLGALKIAPGIPHEAIPPEAEAEWISDGGDVKEAVLWFRADGTPGARRAMLLPAGAGVHATPATMLPDPPVRPVGRYLYEPDGAVIRAHLVAEVAEELEGGLIDPTIAYVTADEHRVTPYAAAYEITDQLPFNVKKLKALLREREVGILTVKKRGSAVEPEELRRKVKPQGRNSATVFLTRVAGAPTMLIGHPA